From a region of the Anaerolineales bacterium genome:
- a CDS encoding branched-chain amino acid ABC transporter permease, producing MITTILDIVIAGLLLGGLYALIAMGLSLQYGVARVLNISHGEFIMLGGLTTWSITQTLDINPFVSLAVCAPVAFALGYVIHQTLFKRLHSISDSPAIFESSSMLASFGLMFIIQNIALLTWGPEIRGYSYLAFPVHIAGTLFGANRLVTAGFAIVIGVVFYLFLARTRMGKAIRAAAQDSTTAGLMGVNINRVLALCFGLGAAMAGIAGMLISMCYPVHAVMGMPYTIIAIIVVALGGLGSIPGSYIGGFALGLIGSIVTYFEPGLALVAYYLIFILLLLLKPTGIMGK from the coding sequence ATGATTACAACCATCCTGGATATCGTTATCGCAGGGCTGTTGCTTGGGGGCCTGTATGCGCTCATCGCCATGGGTCTCAGCCTGCAGTATGGCGTAGCGCGAGTCCTCAACATATCCCACGGCGAATTCATCATGCTCGGCGGGCTGACCACGTGGTCGATTACTCAAACGCTTGACATCAATCCTTTTGTGTCCCTCGCTGTTTGCGCCCCCGTCGCTTTCGCCTTGGGTTATGTCATCCATCAAACGTTGTTCAAACGCCTCCATTCCATCTCTGACTCGCCGGCTATTTTTGAAAGCAGTTCCATGCTGGCCTCATTCGGCCTCATGTTCATCATTCAAAATATCGCTTTGCTGACGTGGGGTCCCGAGATTCGGGGTTATTCCTATCTTGCATTTCCCGTCCATATCGCCGGCACGCTGTTCGGCGCCAACCGTCTCGTGACTGCAGGATTTGCGATCGTAATCGGCGTGGTTTTTTACCTCTTCCTGGCACGCACTCGCATGGGCAAAGCGATCCGGGCGGCGGCACAGGATTCAACCACGGCAGGACTCATGGGGGTGAATATCAATCGGGTCCTGGCGTTGTGCTTCGGATTGGGGGCGGCCATGGCAGGCATCGCCGGGATGCTGATCAGTATGTGCTATCCGGTCCATGCGGTGATGGGCATGCCGTATACCATCATTGCCATCATCGTGGTGGCCCTGGGCGGATTGGGAAGCATCCCCGGCAGTTATATCGGAGGTTTTGCGCTCGGGCTTATCGGAAGCATCGTGACGTATTTCGAGCCGGGATTGGCGCTTGTGGCGTACTACCTGATCTTCATCCTGTTATTGCTCTTAAAACCAACCGGAATCATGGGGAAGTAA
- a CDS encoding amino acid ABC transporter substrate-binding protein, with protein MGAKDGIVSDLQKPPIETVDKKGITRRGFIKTAAAAGAGLVAASCGKISPSRSKDKIVVGMARPLSGPLAIIGDSAFKPVYETWVPEVNDAGGIYVDELGKSLPIEMLIYDDTSDVGTMTRLTEKLIVEDEVDFLWPACGTSFIFAQAPIANKYGYILVTAEGGATSVKELLPSLPYLFVTLSFSDWYQLPVLADLLQEKGATTAYIAYIADLHGIEYSGVAGIEFPKKGIEIIGVKSLPPDITDLSPIIKDADASGADVFCCFAYPDQIMPAMGTSIELGYNPKGWVGGPGVNFGFFHTAFGPMVEGIMGFTSFSPKQSDAAQALADKLYTGQPEDIQDPWGHPLYWAGLEVWKQAIEKAGTLDQAKIRDVLATETFETVLGPTFFENGLLSKDCHTGEIGQWNNGVYEVIGPKEWATAEMIYPKPEWPTG; from the coding sequence ATGGGTGCAAAGGACGGGATCGTTTCAGATCTACAGAAACCACCGATTGAAACGGTCGATAAAAAGGGCATAACTCGGCGTGGCTTCATCAAGACCGCAGCGGCTGCCGGCGCCGGGTTGGTGGCGGCAAGTTGTGGAAAGATCAGCCCATCGCGATCCAAGGATAAAATCGTCGTTGGAATGGCCCGGCCGCTTTCCGGCCCGCTGGCGATCATTGGGGATTCGGCCTTCAAGCCAGTCTACGAGACCTGGGTCCCGGAGGTCAATGACGCGGGGGGCATCTATGTCGACGAATTGGGCAAGAGCTTGCCCATCGAAATGCTGATCTACGATGACACCAGCGACGTGGGTACGATGACCAGGCTGACCGAGAAACTCATCGTCGAGGACGAAGTGGATTTCCTCTGGCCGGCTTGTGGAACGTCGTTCATCTTCGCCCAGGCCCCGATCGCCAACAAGTACGGCTACATTTTAGTGACAGCCGAAGGCGGGGCCACGAGTGTCAAGGAACTACTCCCCAGCCTGCCGTATCTATTCGTGACGCTCAGCTTTTCGGATTGGTACCAGCTGCCGGTGCTGGCCGATCTGCTGCAGGAGAAGGGCGCCACAACGGCTTACATCGCGTACATCGCCGACCTGCACGGCATCGAGTATTCCGGTGTTGCGGGCATCGAATTTCCGAAGAAAGGGATCGAGATCATCGGCGTCAAGAGCCTCCCACCCGACATCACGGATCTGTCGCCCATAATCAAGGACGCGGATGCGTCCGGCGCCGACGTCTTCTGCTGCTTCGCGTATCCCGATCAGATCATGCCCGCGATGGGAACGTCGATCGAACTTGGGTACAACCCCAAAGGCTGGGTCGGCGGCCCCGGCGTCAATTTCGGGTTCTTCCATACGGCCTTTGGCCCGATGGTGGAAGGGATCATGGGTTTTACGTCCTTCAGCCCGAAGCAGTCGGATGCGGCTCAGGCGCTGGCCGACAAGCTTTACACAGGCCAACCGGAGGACATCCAGGATCCGTGGGGTCACCCGTTGTACTGGGCCGGTCTCGAAGTATGGAAGCAAGCCATCGAGAAAGCCGGCACCCTCGACCAGGCCAAGATACGTGACGTTCTGGCGACCGAAACCTTCGAGACGGTTCTGGGTCCCACCTTCTTCGAGAATGGCCTGCTCTCGAAGGATTGCCACACGGGCGAGATCGGACAATGGAACAACGGAGTCTACGAGGTCATCGGACCGAAAGAATGGGCGACTGCAGAGATGATCTATCCAAAGCCGGAGTGGCCAACCGGCTGA
- a CDS encoding uroporphyrinogen decarboxylase family protein: MEKQLTAEEVQEGLWQGKLTLKDPGGNPVPFQSAEAEKAYKNRIFRFKDAIQMEKLPDRVPVTIFPSMFPWTNAGMTVQEAMYDYAKCAEVFQNFVLEFEPDVHWGAYAPGPGKMYEILDYKLYSWPGHGVAPEHSYQCNEGEYMMANEYDALISDPSGFFTSKYLPRVFGALSGFPMLPFLPGILEMYGVALNFIPFGLPPVQATYQALFEAGAEALKWIGAIGGADGFLATAGFPNILGGFTKAPFDVVGDTLRGTKGVMLDIYRQPDKLIEAMESLVPLMIGMGVGASQQTGNPLIFIPLHKGANGFLSDEQFKKFYWPTLKAVILGLIEAGCVPLPAAEGGYSERLEVVKDLPRGKTLWMIDLTEMQAVKKTLGKNACLLGNVPSAMLNLGTPEEIKEYVKKLIDTCGKDGGLIICNGAFFDHAKAENVKAMVETAKEYGVYK, encoded by the coding sequence ATGGAAAAACAATTAACCGCAGAAGAAGTCCAGGAAGGATTGTGGCAAGGGAAACTCACGCTGAAGGATCCTGGAGGGAACCCCGTTCCATTCCAATCCGCGGAAGCTGAAAAGGCGTACAAGAATCGAATTTTCCGCTTCAAAGATGCCATACAGATGGAAAAACTGCCGGACAGAGTGCCGGTCACGATCTTTCCCAGCATGTTCCCCTGGACCAACGCGGGTATGACCGTTCAGGAAGCCATGTACGACTACGCCAAATGTGCCGAGGTCTTCCAGAACTTCGTGCTCGAATTTGAACCGGATGTCCATTGGGGCGCATACGCACCCGGCCCAGGGAAGATGTATGAAATCCTGGACTACAAGCTCTACTCCTGGCCGGGGCATGGGGTCGCGCCGGAGCACAGCTACCAGTGCAACGAAGGCGAATACATGATGGCCAATGAATACGATGCCCTGATCAGCGACCCTTCAGGCTTTTTCACCAGTAAATATCTGCCGCGTGTGTTTGGGGCGTTGAGTGGCTTCCCAATGTTGCCGTTTCTGCCCGGCATCCTCGAAATGTACGGCGTCGCGCTGAACTTCATTCCCTTCGGTTTGCCGCCAGTCCAGGCGACCTATCAAGCGCTGTTCGAGGCCGGAGCGGAAGCGTTGAAATGGATCGGGGCCATCGGCGGCGCTGATGGCTTCCTGGCAACGGCCGGTTTCCCGAATATATTGGGGGGCTTCACCAAGGCGCCTTTCGACGTCGTCGGGGACACCCTGCGGGGTACGAAGGGGGTCATGCTCGACATTTACCGCCAACCCGATAAACTCATCGAGGCCATGGAGTCCCTGGTGCCGCTGATGATTGGTATGGGTGTCGGGGCATCTCAGCAAACCGGCAATCCCCTGATCTTCATCCCTCTTCACAAAGGTGCGAACGGTTTCCTCTCCGATGAGCAGTTCAAGAAATTCTACTGGCCGACGCTCAAGGCGGTCATCCTGGGGCTGATCGAGGCCGGTTGTGTCCCGCTTCCCGCTGCCGAAGGCGGATACAGCGAACGCCTGGAGGTTGTGAAGGACTTACCCAGAGGTAAGACCTTGTGGATGATCGATCTGACGGAAATGCAGGCCGTCAAGAAAACCCTGGGCAAGAATGCCTGTCTCCTTGGAAACGTGCCCTCCGCCATGTTGAACCTGGGAACTCCGGAAGAGATAAAAGAATACGTCAAGAAATTGATTGACACGTGTGGAAAGGACGGCGGCCTGATCATCTGTAACGGGGCGTTCTTCGATCATGCGAAAGCGGAGAACGTCAAGGCGATGGTTGAGACCGCCAAGGAGTACGGCGTTTACAAATAA
- a CDS encoding cobalamin-dependent protein (Presence of a B(12) (cobalamin)-binding domain implies dependence on cobalamin itself, in one of its several forms, or in some unusual lineages, dependence on a cobalamin-like analog.): MSKKLVNAIADMKEDEALSLVREMVEDGTDPKAILDAAREAMDIVGERYEKGTYFLPELMLAGEMMTEITEVIKPELAKMPAGEKIGKVLIGTVAGDIHDIGKNIVTFMLDVNGFDVLDLGVDVPAKKFVDAIKEFKPQVVALSGFLTLAFDAMKDTVAAIESAGLRNNVHIMVGGGQVNEEISKYAGADAYGDNAMAGVNLAKKWTGAK; the protein is encoded by the coding sequence ATGTCAAAGAAACTTGTCAATGCCATTGCCGACATGAAAGAGGACGAAGCCCTCAGCCTAGTCAGGGAAATGGTGGAAGACGGTACGGACCCCAAGGCAATCCTGGATGCAGCAAGGGAAGCCATGGACATCGTCGGTGAGCGTTATGAGAAGGGGACATACTTCTTGCCAGAACTAATGCTTGCGGGCGAGATGATGACCGAGATCACGGAAGTGATTAAGCCCGAGTTGGCCAAAATGCCCGCAGGCGAGAAGATTGGCAAGGTACTCATCGGAACCGTTGCAGGTGATATTCACGATATCGGCAAGAACATCGTCACCTTTATGCTCGATGTCAACGGCTTCGATGTCCTGGATTTGGGCGTGGACGTTCCTGCAAAGAAATTCGTCGATGCGATCAAAGAGTTCAAACCACAGGTCGTCGCGCTGAGCGGGTTCCTGACCCTCGCATTTGACGCCATGAAAGACACTGTGGCGGCCATCGAAAGCGCAGGTTTGCGGAACAACGTCCATATCATGGTTGGCGGTGGCCAGGTTAACGAGGAGATCAGCAAGTATGCCGGCGCGGACGCCTACGGCGACAACGCGATGGCCGGTGTGAACCTCGCGAAGAAATGGACCGGCGCCAAGTAG
- a CDS encoding dihydropteroate synthase, which translates to MKIIGEKINGTRQRVAQAIAGRDADYIQKLAQDQAEAGADWLDVNAGTKQSNEPEDLIWLVETVQSVVDIPLCLDSPNPAALTEAIQIVERTPMINSISGEPWRLDGILPLVAKHRCPVIALAMDDGGIPETCAGRIDAVHKVMQASRSCGVPDEDVYIDPLVMTLATDTESANITLETMRLIHAQYPDTHMSMGLSNISFGMPARANINRVFLILAVAAGLDSAIVDPMDRELKAALITTQMLLGRDRYCLNYTRAYRAGLFNRKEC; encoded by the coding sequence ATGAAGATCATCGGTGAAAAGATCAACGGCACACGCCAACGAGTGGCCCAGGCCATAGCCGGGCGTGACGCAGATTACATCCAGAAACTGGCCCAGGATCAGGCGGAGGCCGGCGCAGACTGGTTGGATGTAAACGCCGGCACGAAGCAGAGTAACGAACCGGAAGATCTGATCTGGTTGGTAGAGACCGTGCAATCCGTGGTGGATATACCCCTCTGTCTGGATAGCCCCAATCCGGCTGCCTTGACGGAAGCTATCCAGATCGTCGAACGGACGCCGATGATCAATTCGATCAGCGGCGAGCCCTGGCGTTTGGATGGCATCCTGCCGCTGGTTGCAAAGCACCGCTGTCCGGTGATTGCGCTGGCGATGGACGATGGCGGTATCCCTGAAACCTGTGCTGGCCGGATCGATGCTGTTCACAAGGTGATGCAAGCCTCTCGAAGCTGTGGCGTACCGGACGAGGATGTATACATCGACCCGCTGGTGATGACCCTGGCGACCGATACGGAAAGCGCCAACATAACCCTCGAAACCATGCGGCTCATTCATGCGCAATATCCGGACACTCACATGAGTATGGGATTGAGCAACATCTCGTTTGGCATGCCGGCTCGAGCGAACATCAATCGGGTCTTCCTGATTCTGGCCGTGGCAGCGGGTCTGGACAGCGCTATCGTCGACCCGATGGATCGCGAACTGAAGGCGGCCTTGATCACCACGCAGATGCTCCTCGGTCGGGATCGTTATTGTCTCAACTACACTCGAGCGTATCGGGCAGGCCTGTTCAATCGAAAGGAGTGTTGA